A window from Marinagarivorans cellulosilyticus encodes these proteins:
- a CDS encoding ISL3 family transposase yields the protein MSLNISSKILSLPGQRVKQVQHDLALQRLTIHCKRDRRYRAIDPSSNEAANINRYLRRTIRDVPLCGFECYLEVELAQVVTTCGRRLMEACEFVDTGNRYTQRFCQLVSGLCRHMSISTVSRHLKLRWETVKNMDKFHLEKTLPALNPEKLIDLKYLGVDEVARAKGHDYMTVIYDMESGHLIGVETGRKAEVLTAFLKRLPAQTAENIEAVAMDMGPAYQKSVRECLPNADIVFDRFHVMQNYSKAMSNQRRIEFRKADRAGKEQLKGTHYLLLKNADKLNDKQANKLQTLLENNSNINTLYILKEQLQALWNAGNYDAMMNALEQWCDIAEQTNMLYLKKFAKSLRKHSVGICNYGKHGLTSARIEAGNVSIGMIRKRARGIKDTEYFKLKIRQSSMPDEQSMFYGSH from the coding sequence ATGAGCCTTAACATCTCCAGCAAAATTTTGAGCCTTCCTGGTCAGCGTGTCAAACAAGTTCAGCATGACTTGGCCCTGCAAAGATTGACTATACACTGCAAGCGAGACCGTCGTTATAGAGCGATTGACCCGTCAAGTAATGAGGCGGCCAACATCAACCGATACTTGCGCAGAACGATCCGTGATGTCCCTTTGTGTGGCTTCGAGTGCTATTTGGAAGTTGAGCTCGCTCAAGTTGTGACGACTTGCGGTAGGCGTCTAATGGAGGCTTGCGAATTTGTCGATACAGGCAATCGCTATACTCAAAGATTTTGCCAGTTGGTGAGCGGATTGTGTCGCCATATGAGTATCAGCACGGTCAGTCGGCACCTAAAGCTACGATGGGAAACGGTGAAAAATATGGATAAATTTCACCTAGAGAAAACGTTGCCTGCACTTAATCCTGAAAAATTAATTGACTTAAAATATCTTGGGGTCGATGAAGTCGCTAGAGCCAAAGGCCATGATTATATGACGGTGATTTATGACATGGAATCCGGTCATTTAATTGGCGTTGAGACAGGCCGTAAAGCCGAGGTGTTGACAGCGTTTCTAAAGCGCTTACCAGCACAAACCGCTGAAAACATAGAGGCGGTAGCCATGGATATGGGGCCAGCCTATCAAAAATCGGTACGCGAATGCTTGCCTAATGCTGACATTGTTTTCGATCGGTTTCATGTGATGCAAAACTACAGTAAAGCCATGAGCAATCAGCGTAGGATCGAGTTCAGAAAGGCGGATCGCGCAGGCAAAGAGCAGCTTAAAGGTACCCACTACCTGTTGTTAAAAAATGCCGACAAGTTAAATGATAAACAAGCCAATAAACTCCAGACATTGCTCGAAAATAATTCCAATATCAATACACTTTATATACTCAAAGAGCAGCTCCAAGCTTTGTGGAATGCAGGGAATTATGACGCCATGATGAATGCATTGGAGCAGTGGTGCGACATCGCGGAACAGACGAATATGCTCTATCTCAAGAAATTTGCAAAGTCACTAAGGAAGCATAGCGTAGGCATTTGTAACTACGGAAAACACGGGCTGACTAGCGCCAGAATTGAAGCCGGCAATGTCAGCATTGGCATGATTCGCAAGCGAGCAAGAGGCATCAAGGATACCGAGTACTTCAAGCTAAAAATAAGGCAATCATCGATGCCTGACGAGCAATCCATGTTCTATGGAAGCCACTAG
- a CDS encoding DUF1592 domain-containing protein: MHLKRYQKPCSADLGRAFKIGGLLLGSLALFACDGAPQPGSSSSDVVVSSSVVPTSSSAATTSSATAVSSEAPSSSSVAIVSSSSQGNPTANSLLSDGSFTQGLAQFATPNLVNATLSWDTGYLDFAISAASTQTWEVELVHPVSVQTNANYTLCFDAKTDGNARDILFHIDGGEDSNWAIISGANSELRALSGSWNSYQQTMMVSSDDATARVQFLLGTSNVNVQLDNIGLYLGTECGQSGTMPPSSQASSSSAPAASSSSSATTEGNATLGQTLFESDPSLVCSACHGASDFSVNAGNRNQVIQRIFLDMPPSNNPQADCDLQCATDIVAFLEAQGGQQSSSTNSSTGSEDLAHIEGKTIFEEQCQRCHDGERTAGVFQDGLYDEAMESLAAKGIYTANALSDYIAASMPLGGAASCGEVCADKVTEYIVSWHVLPINPQFADATLPRSQPERKALSCSQPESYGERLVRLLTREEYANTVRDLFGYTDNSLGSYLPQDDAKGKFINNKDITLRTDIEYDGVVQLAETIAQWSKDSNFNWLSCGNLDETCAQRLVNEYGTYIFRRPLTNAEKNGTNDVPGYLAIARGEYTDGDVAQGMQVALAAMLSSPQFLYRHEIGQDANGAFALSSYEMATFLSYTFTRSTPQPGSSLWLAAENNRLNSADSIRQEASKLLETDAAKAILGEFVHDWLSTRDVLATQKDPAQFGNFDDIAADMVTELSLLFQNIMLDDNASFADLYAPGKTYVNSRLAQHYGINAPGGNSFQAVAPANRGGLLLSGAFLANRGDFAEASPVRRATYIRRDMLCQYMPPPPAGVSTSREEKKGSLEAFLNDERTTNRDTFHRLTEGTPCVECHAELINPLGFGLEDYDTAGRFRTVDNAGNPINASGAFFSPFMELHFFGDSNRSTEHYPFNGGQELATMLATGEASGLAKSCLAMQFYNYATGIMVDSITEADGPLTENLEQQERDGYGCDVNDMVGEMNQSSPRSMLEAIGTLDSIRFRKAWSR, from the coding sequence ATGCACTTAAAACGGTATCAAAAACCCTGTTCGGCCGACCTTGGCCGAGCTTTTAAAATTGGGGGGCTGCTGCTTGGATCACTAGCGCTTTTTGCTTGTGACGGTGCGCCGCAACCTGGCTCTAGTTCTAGTGACGTTGTCGTTAGCTCAAGCGTTGTTCCCACTAGTTCTAGCGCTGCAACCACAAGTTCTGCCACGGCTGTGTCGAGCGAGGCACCCTCCAGCTCTAGCGTTGCGATTGTATCGAGTAGCTCGCAGGGTAACCCTACCGCCAATAGCTTGTTGTCTGATGGTTCTTTTACACAGGGCTTGGCCCAGTTCGCAACACCTAACTTGGTGAATGCCACCTTGTCTTGGGATACAGGCTATTTGGATTTTGCTATTAGCGCAGCCTCTACTCAAACGTGGGAAGTTGAGCTTGTGCACCCAGTTAGCGTGCAAACAAACGCCAACTATACTTTGTGTTTTGATGCCAAAACCGATGGCAATGCGCGCGATATTTTGTTCCATATTGATGGCGGCGAAGATTCTAACTGGGCCATTATTAGCGGCGCCAACAGCGAATTACGCGCCTTATCGGGCAGTTGGAATAGCTACCAACAAACCATGATGGTTTCCAGTGACGATGCGACAGCTAGGGTGCAATTCCTATTGGGCACCAGTAACGTGAATGTCCAGCTCGACAACATTGGCCTTTACTTGGGTACTGAGTGTGGTCAGTCCGGCACTATGCCGCCTAGCTCACAAGCATCGTCCTCTAGTGCCCCTGCGGCATCTTCATCAAGTTCCGCAACAACTGAAGGCAATGCAACGCTAGGGCAAACCTTGTTCGAAAGCGATCCAAGCCTAGTGTGTAGTGCTTGTCATGGCGCTAGCGATTTCAGCGTTAATGCGGGCAACCGTAATCAGGTGATTCAACGCATCTTCCTAGACATGCCGCCTAGCAATAATCCACAAGCCGATTGTGACTTGCAGTGCGCTACCGATATTGTCGCCTTCCTTGAAGCCCAAGGTGGTCAGCAGTCTTCATCGACGAATAGTTCTACAGGATCAGAAGACTTAGCCCACATAGAAGGCAAAACGATTTTTGAGGAACAGTGCCAACGTTGTCACGATGGTGAAAGAACAGCGGGTGTATTCCAAGATGGCCTGTACGACGAAGCTATGGAAAGCCTAGCGGCGAAAGGCATCTATACCGCCAATGCGTTAAGCGACTACATTGCCGCAAGCATGCCTTTAGGTGGTGCAGCTTCGTGTGGCGAAGTGTGCGCCGATAAAGTGACTGAATACATTGTTAGCTGGCATGTACTGCCCATTAACCCGCAATTTGCCGATGCTACCTTGCCGCGCAGCCAGCCAGAGCGCAAAGCACTAAGCTGCTCGCAGCCCGAAAGCTACGGCGAGCGTTTAGTCAGGTTGCTTACGCGTGAAGAATACGCCAATACCGTACGCGACTTGTTTGGCTATACCGATAATTCCTTAGGCAGTTACTTACCCCAAGACGATGCCAAGGGTAAATTTATCAACAACAAAGACATTACCCTACGTACCGATATTGAGTATGACGGCGTTGTGCAGCTGGCCGAAACCATTGCTCAATGGTCTAAAGATTCCAACTTCAACTGGCTTAGCTGTGGCAACCTCGACGAAACTTGCGCCCAGCGTTTAGTGAACGAGTACGGCACTTACATTTTCCGCCGGCCGCTCACCAATGCCGAGAAGAACGGCACTAACGATGTGCCCGGTTATTTAGCTATCGCCCGCGGTGAATATACCGATGGTGACGTAGCGCAGGGTATGCAAGTGGCGTTGGCGGCAATGTTGTCTTCGCCGCAGTTCTTGTATCGCCATGAAATAGGCCAAGACGCCAACGGTGCTTTTGCGTTGTCTTCTTACGAAATGGCAACATTCCTGAGCTATACCTTTACCCGCTCTACCCCGCAGCCAGGCAGTAGTCTGTGGTTAGCCGCCGAGAACAACCGCTTAAACTCAGCCGATAGCATTCGCCAAGAAGCCAGCAAACTACTGGAAACCGATGCGGCGAAAGCCATATTGGGCGAGTTTGTACACGACTGGTTGAGCACACGCGATGTATTGGCAACGCAAAAAGACCCAGCCCAGTTTGGCAACTTTGACGACATCGCAGCCGACATGGTGACCGAGCTAAGCTTACTGTTCCAAAACATTATGTTGGACGACAACGCCAGCTTTGCCGACTTGTACGCACCGGGCAAAACCTATGTTAATAGCCGCTTAGCACAGCATTACGGCATTAACGCCCCAGGTGGCAATAGCTTCCAAGCAGTAGCGCCGGCTAACCGTGGTGGCTTATTACTGAGTGGGGCTTTCCTTGCGAACCGTGGTGACTTTGCCGAGGCTTCGCCGGTGCGCAGGGCCACTTATATTCGCCGCGATATGTTGTGCCAGTACATGCCGCCACCGCCGGCCGGTGTCAGCACCAGCCGCGAAGAGAAAAAAGGCAGCTTAGAGGCCTTCTTGAATGACGAGCGCACTACCAACCGCGATACCTTCCACCGCTTAACCGAAGGCACGCCTTGTGTGGAATGTCATGCTGAGCTAATTAACCCGCTGGGCTTTGGTTTAGAGGATTACGACACGGCAGGCCGCTTCCGCACCGTGGATAACGCCGGTAATCCGATCAATGCTTCAGGTGCTTTCTTCTCGCCCTTTATGGAGCTGCACTTCTTTGGCGATAGCAACCGTAGCACCGAGCACTACCCCTTTAATGGCGGCCAAGAGCTGGCAACCATGTTGGCAACCGGTGAAGCTTCTGGGTTGGCTAAATCGTGTTTAGCCATGCAGTTTTACAACTACGCGACCGGCATAATGGTTGATTCCATCACAGAGGCAGATGGCCCGTTAACTGAAAACCTCGAGCAGCAAGAGCGTGACGGCTACGGCTGTGATGTGAACGATATGGTGGGCGAAATGAACCAGAGTAGCCCTAGGTCGATGCTAGAAGCTATAGGTACTCTAGACTCAATTCGTTTCCGTAAGGCCTGGAGCCGATAA
- a CDS encoding DUF1552 domain-containing protein codes for MKIRYKNQFDKQRRDLLKTITGAGISRGLLNSFGLAGAMMINRLAEAQTGPKKSFALYVAGGVIPDLYTPNSNSVMKPMSQGYADQGVAGDINFLVGAATTNPGHGAMPFRFGGSYYGQASFDVMMARTIGANHPLDVLNLGVSQLDTQGSPTRDDLGGTINTINDPQSAMRRITSALGSGGGNTGGDGGTGGGTNPRQLFVDLHRDAIKTLNSKVLGQHEKEKLEEHLSSIETLESKLAPATGGGSAPAQSTTQTCSNVAMPSGNDGDFTSHTELQLEIAALALSCNVTASVSLCLGDDTSGFNIPGFNDKLHSSHHNDVTTWGQYITTAGYMFGLAAKTVRKLKDAGLLSDTLLVQNSDMGNGNAHSAADTPMFMAGAGVRAGRVTSVGGASQMDMFETAARILGADSHPAFKGWGGSNISGVAS; via the coding sequence ATGAAAATCAGATACAAAAATCAGTTCGACAAACAGCGCCGAGATTTGCTTAAAACCATTACCGGTGCAGGCATTAGTCGCGGGCTTTTAAACTCATTTGGCCTTGCTGGCGCGATGATGATTAACCGCTTAGCCGAAGCGCAAACGGGGCCTAAAAAGTCGTTTGCGCTGTATGTGGCCGGTGGTGTAATCCCAGATTTGTACACGCCGAACAGCAATTCGGTAATGAAGCCGATGTCCCAAGGTTATGCTGATCAAGGTGTCGCCGGTGATATTAACTTCCTTGTGGGCGCAGCTACCACCAACCCAGGTCACGGCGCTATGCCGTTCCGTTTTGGTGGCTCTTATTATGGCCAAGCGAGTTTTGATGTGATGATGGCGCGGACCATTGGGGCTAATCATCCGCTGGATGTATTGAACCTAGGGGTTTCCCAGCTAGATACCCAAGGCTCGCCCACGCGCGACGACTTGGGCGGCACCATCAACACCATTAACGATCCACAATCGGCCATGCGGCGCATTACCAGTGCTTTAGGCAGTGGTGGCGGCAATACCGGTGGTGATGGTGGTACTGGCGGTGGCACAAACCCACGCCAGTTATTCGTAGACTTGCACCGCGATGCAATCAAAACGCTCAACAGCAAAGTGCTGGGCCAACACGAAAAAGAAAAGCTAGAAGAGCACCTCAGCTCGATAGAAACCCTCGAAAGCAAGTTAGCCCCTGCCACCGGTGGAGGCAGTGCGCCAGCGCAAAGTACAACGCAAACCTGTAGCAATGTGGCTATGCCTTCCGGTAATGATGGCGACTTTACTTCGCACACCGAGCTACAGCTGGAAATTGCCGCGCTGGCTTTGTCTTGCAATGTTACGGCTTCGGTTTCTTTGTGTTTGGGTGACGATACCAGTGGCTTTAATATTCCGGGCTTTAACGACAAGCTGCACAGCTCGCACCACAACGACGTAACAACCTGGGGCCAGTACATTACGACTGCAGGCTATATGTTTGGCTTGGCAGCTAAAACTGTGCGCAAACTGAAAGATGCCGGTTTATTAAGCGATACCTTGCTGGTGCAAAACTCTGATATGGGTAATGGTAATGCCCACAGTGCAGCTGATACCCCCATGTTTATGGCCGGTGCTGGCGTACGCGCTGGGCGCGTGACCTCTGTGGGCGGTGCATCGCAAATGGATATGTTCGAAACTGCAGCGCGCATTCTAGGCGCCGATTCCCACCCTGCTTTTAAAGGCTGGGGTGGCAGCAACATTTCTGGCGTCGCCAGTTAA
- a CDS encoding BPSS1780 family membrane protein, with protein sequence MSEAENPYQAPEADLNTTDNKSGEFVVHEAQTVGAGRGAGWLFDGFGYFKGNAGSWIGVCIIGFVLMIILSIIPVVNFVAGILGSVWVGGIMIGCKSIHDNQGLEVGHLFAGFKNKFGSLLGLSAILLFVSLGVMVLAMGSLFMAAMSGDTTAIAEEGAMKMALGVLVALALMIPLYMAVWFAPCLILFGDKGVFTAMKMSFLGCLKNIIPFFIYGIVMMVLVVLASIPLGLGLLIVGPMIFASMFIGFKEVYVD encoded by the coding sequence ATGAGTGAAGCAGAAAACCCTTATCAAGCACCAGAGGCAGATTTAAACACCACCGATAATAAAAGCGGTGAGTTCGTGGTACATGAGGCTCAAACAGTTGGCGCAGGTCGCGGCGCGGGTTGGCTATTTGATGGCTTCGGTTATTTTAAAGGTAATGCAGGTAGTTGGATTGGGGTTTGTATTATTGGGTTTGTTCTGATGATCATTCTCAGTATTATCCCTGTTGTAAACTTCGTAGCTGGTATTTTGGGAAGTGTGTGGGTTGGTGGAATAATGATTGGCTGCAAATCTATCCACGATAATCAAGGACTAGAGGTTGGGCATTTATTTGCCGGCTTTAAAAATAAGTTTGGCTCGCTACTGGGTTTAAGCGCCATTTTGTTATTTGTAAGTCTTGGGGTTATGGTGCTGGCAATGGGCAGCCTTTTTATGGCAGCGATGAGTGGAGATACTACAGCCATCGCTGAAGAGGGCGCAATGAAAATGGCCCTAGGTGTGTTAGTTGCGTTAGCGCTAATGATTCCCCTATACATGGCCGTTTGGTTTGCTCCCTGTTTGATTCTTTTTGGCGACAAAGGCGTTTTCACTGCAATGAAAATGAGCTTTTTAGGTTGCTTAAAAAATATCATTCCATTTTTTATTTACGGCATTGTAATGATGGTGCTAGTGGTTTTGGCTTCTATTCCATTGGGCTTAGGGCTATTAATCGTCGGGCCGATGATATTCGCATCCATGTTTATTGGCTTTAAAGAAGTCTATGTCGACTAA